In Deltaproteobacteria bacterium, the genomic window TGTGCGTCCCGAAAGTTCTCTTTTGGCCTTGGAAAATCTGGAAGTTGAAATTTTCTTTGGGGACTTAAATAATCTATCTTCTTTAAATGTAGCCATGAAGGGTTGTTCGTCTGTCTTTCATGCGGGCGCTTATTATCCATTATATTCTTTAGACCGGGAAGCGCAAATCAAAGAGGCCCTGCAGCAGACCCAACATTTTTTGAAGGCCTTGGAAAAAAATAAAATCAAGAAATGTATTTATACCAGTTCCATCAGTACGATTGGAAAAGAAACCTCTTCTCTTTCTAATGAAGAAACACCCTATGAATCTAAAAAAATGCCTGGGCTCTATTATGAAATTAAATATCTCATGGAACAGGAAGTCCTGAAGGCGGCTCGAAAGTCGTTGCCTATTATCATCATGAATCCAACGGGCCTCTTTGGAGAAGGCGATGTAAAGCCTACCTCGGGGACTCTGGTGCTAGAAATTGCGCGTAAAAATCTTCCTTTTATTTTTAATGGAAAAATGAATGTAGTGGATGTGCGCGAAGTGGCTCATGCTCAAGTGAACGCCCTGGAAAAAGGAAGGATAGGCGAACGTTACATCTTGGGAGGCGTCAATACCACCTTCCCTGAATTTTGTCAGATCGTGGCGGGTCTCGCCAAAGTATCAGCCCCGCATTTTAAGATGCCTCTTGTTCTGGCTCGTCCCTTGGCTTTAGCAGCCGAGATTTTCTCCAAGGCATTCAATCAGCAAAAGCCCATATTTCCTGTCGTAGGTTTGGATTTCATCCAAAATGGAATTCATGTGGATTGTCAAAAAGCTAAGGATGAATTGGGCTTGAGAGAAACGAATTTGAAAGAAACCATTGGTAGAACTCTTCAGTGGTTTAGGAAGAAGGGGTATTTTGAAAAAGATTAGTTCCAATATTCGACATCAAATTTGAGATAATTTTGAATAAGAGAAAAATCTGTTTTGTCTGCGGTAATTAAAGTAGCTTGCGTGTCACGCGATCCTAACGCAATTAAGATATCGTTTTGTAATAGAAGGATATCTTGTTTGTTTCGTTTTTTTATTTTGAGAAGAAGTTCTGAGATGTGGGCACATTCAATCCAATTTGAATAGGTAGGAACAATCGTTTTTCCTCCGAAGAGTGAGATTAGACCCATGGCAATATCTAAAGATTCTTTATCGTGACAGCCACGTAGATACTCATTTAAAGAAACTGCAGAGGTGTAAATTTTAATTTTTGGATTTAAAAAAGTTTCAATAGATGAAATGAAATTGCCTCTTTTAGTCACTTCAATGAGAATACTTGTGTCTAATAGGACTTTATCGCTCATAATCAACTACCTTGCTTTTCCCCGCATTTTTTTTAAAAAAATCCACAACTTCGTAATTTCTGACACTATTTTCTAAGCATTCATGAATAATTTCTGTCTTGGTTTTGCCCTTGAATACTTTCATGGCGCGTTTCATTAAATCTGCTGAAATATTAATGGTGGTGTGAACTGTGTTTTTATTTTTCATAAAATATCTCCTTTTCTTGTGCTTATAGTTTAAACATTTATTAAGCATCAGTTCAATAGTAAATTCATCCCACTCCATAATAACTCGCCTGCGGATGATGAAATACAATCGCCGAAACCGAGGCTTCTGGTTCCATCATAAATCCATC contains:
- a CDS encoding NAD-dependent epimerase/dehydratase family protein gives rise to the protein MKTLVIGASGFLGSHLVRELLKRNFKVRVFVRPESSLLALENLEVEIFFGDLNNLSSLNVAMKGCSSVFHAGAYYPLYSLDREAQIKEALQQTQHFLKALEKNKIKKCIYTSSISTIGKETSSLSNEETPYESKKMPGLYYEIKYLMEQEVLKAARKSLPIIIMNPTGLFGEGDVKPTSGTLVLEIARKNLPFIFNGKMNVVDVREVAHAQVNALEKGRIGERYILGGVNTTFPEFCQIVAGLAKVSAPHFKMPLVLARPLALAAEIFSKAFNQQKPIFPVVGLDFIQNGIHVDCQKAKDELGLRETNLKETIGRTLQWFRKKGYFEKD
- a CDS encoding type II toxin-antitoxin system VapB family antitoxin, yielding MKNKNTVHTTINISADLMKRAMKVFKGKTKTEIIHECLENSVRNYEVVDFFKKNAGKSKVVDYER
- a CDS encoding type II toxin-antitoxin system VapC family toxin, giving the protein MSDKVLLDTSILIEVTKRGNFISSIETFLNPKIKIYTSAVSLNEYLRGCHDKESLDIAMGLISLFGGKTIVPTYSNWIECAHISELLLKIKKRNKQDILLLQNDILIALGSRDTQATLITADKTDFSLIQNYLKFDVEYWN